A stretch of DNA from Candidatus Methanomethylicota archaeon:
CACGTTCAGGAATTTCATAGGTAGGTATGGAATTTTCCTCTAATTTTTTCATTGCTTCTTCACATTTTTCTCCTCCTAAAAAACTAACAACAATGGGTTTTTTAGTATCAAACTCTCTATATACATTTAAAATTGCATTTGATATTTCTATAGGATCAGTGATAGCAGTTTGACAATATAATAGAACTATTGAACTTACTCTATCATCCTTCATAAGTATACGTAATGAATTGAAATATTCTTCTTCTCCAGCTTGTCCAGTTAAATCTATTGGATTTCTACTACTTCCAAATATTGGCATAATTTTCTTAAGTTCATTTTGCAAATCTTGTGGTAGAATTGGTAAATTCAAATCCTCTTTTTCACAAGCATCAGCTGCTAATACACCTATTCCTCCACCATTAGTTAATATAACACAGTCCTTATTTTTAGGAGGGGGTTGCATTACCATTAACTTTGCCCAATCAAAAGCTTGTAATAAATCATCTGCTCTAAGTGCACCACTTTGTTTAAAAGCAGTAGTATAAACAATATCAGATCCTGCCATAGAACCAGTATGTGAAGCAGCTGCTATTGCTCCTACATTACTTCTACCAGATTTTATTATTATTACTGGTTTTTTTAATGTAATATTAATTAAAGACTTCATTAACTTTCTACCATCTTTTACACCTTCCATGTATATTATAACAGCTTTAGTTTCATTATCATTAGAAAGATAATCTAGAATATCAGCCTCATCTATATCTGCTTTATTCCCCATACTTACTACAGTGGATAATCCTATTTTATGCAAAGTGGCCCATTCCATTAATGCAATTCCAAGTGCTCCACTTTGAGTTATAAAAGCTATTTTTCCTGGATGAATTCTACTAGGTCCAAAAGTAGCATTTAATTTTGAAGGAGCATAATAAATACCAAAGACATTGGGCCCAAGTATTCTCATTCCATATTTTTTTACAATTGATAGAAGCTTTTCTTCTAATTCAATATTTCCAATTTCTTTAAAACCAGAACTTATTACAATTACTGCTTTTACTCCTTTTCTTCCACATTCTTCTAAAACATCAATTACAAAAGAAGCTGGAATAGCAATTATTGCTAAATCAATTTCATCTGAAATAGATAATATTGATGTATATGATTTAAATCCAAGTACATCCTTTCCTTCTAAATTTATTGGATAAATTTTTCCCTCATATCCACTAATAATTATATTTTTCATAATTTCATGGCCTATTTTTCTTGGATTATTAGAAGCACCAATGATAGCAATACTCTTAGGCTTAAATAATTGTTGAAGTTCTTGCATTATTAGCACCATTACAAATAAAATTTTCTTTTCTTATATATTTGCTAGATGTTAAGAATATTTAAAATCTCAGAAGACATACCACTTATGGGTACTGTATATTTTGGAATAATAGATAGAGGTACAAATGTACTTCAAATAAGACCTTCAACTTCTTGTCCATTAAATTGTATTTTTTGTTCTACTGATGCTGGTCCAAAAAGTAAGAATAGACAAACTGAATATATTGTAGATTTAGATATTTTAATTAAATGGATAAGAGAAATTGTAAAAATAAAAGGAATGGGAATTGAAGCTCATATAGATACTGTAGGAGATCCTTTAACATATCCATGGCTTATTGATTTAATACAAAATTTAAAAGAATTAAGAGAAATATCGATTATATCTATTCAAACACATGGTTATTTATTAAATGAAAGAACTATAGAAGAACTTGAAGCTGCTGGACTTTCTAGAATCAATCTTTCAATAGATGCATTAGATGAAGATTTAGCAAAAAAACTTTCAGGAAGTGATTATTATAATATTAAAAGAATCATGGAAATAGCAGAGTATATAACAAAAAATACATCCATGGACTTGCTTATAGCTCCAGTATGGGTTCATCCATTAAATGATAAAGAAATAGAGAAAATAATTGATTTTGCTAAAAAAATAGGCGCTGGAAAAAAATGGCCAGCTTTAGGTATACAGAAATGTGAATTTCATAAATTTGGAAGAAGAACTAAGGAAATTAAGTATATGACTTGGTATGAATTTTATAATAGATTAAGAGAATTAGAAATAAAAACAAAAATGAAGCTTATACTTAAGCCATCTGATTTTGGAATAGAACCAAGAAAAAGAATAAAAAATGAATTTAAAAAAGGAGAGAAAATAAAAGTTAAAGTAATAGGACCAGGATGGTTTAAAGGAGAGAGTTTAGCAATAACACAAAATGGAAAATGGTGTTTAACTATAATTGGTGAAGTAGAAGAAGATAATGTTATTGTTAGATTAGTAAGAGTAAAAGACAATATTCTTATAGGAGTTCCAATTTAAAAGAGTTTATATATACAAAAGAATAAAGTTAAAATTTATGAAGGGAAGAATTTTAGTAATTGATGACGATCCTGATATAAGAGAAGGAATTTCTGAAGTTCTAAGAAATTCTGGATATGAAGTAGATGCTGTAGAAACTGCTACAGAAGCTATAAAGAAATCTGAAGAGAATGCCTATCATATTGCATTTATTGATATAGTTCTTCCTGATATGAATGGAATAGAAGTATTAAAAAAATTGAAAGATAGAATACCTAAAACAAGAAAAGTTATTATAACAGGATATGCAACATTGGAAAATGCTGTAGAAGCATTAAATCTTGGAGCAAATGCTTATTTAATTAAACCAGTAAAACCAGAAGATATAATAAAAATTACAGAAAAAATGATGAAAGAAATAGAAGAAGAAATTACAATGACACAAGAAAAAATCATAAAGTTTATAGAAACTAGGGTAAAAATGCTGGAGGAAAAATAAAGAATGGAAAGTAAAAAATTCGAAGATATTGTAATTATGGCATTGATGGAAATATTTGGAGAGAAAAATTTTCAAGTTTTAATTTATCATGCATTAAGAGATCCTAAAATTTTTGAAGAAAGATTGAGAAATTTATTTAAAGAAGGAGCAGATATTATATTGAGGTATATAAATAATAAAATGGGGGCTATTAAGTGAAAATATGATTCTAAGTGAGTGTATAAGTATTTTTAAGAAAATAGATTTCATAATTGCAATCATAAATAAAAATGGAGAAATAAAGCAAATAAATGAATTTGGAAAAAAAATTGGTTTAAATGAAGGAATGAAATTAAGTAATATATTTGAATCTAAAATATTTGAAGTACCTGAAAAGAATTTATTAATATATGGATCAATAATGGAAGAAAAAGAAGATTTTCTATTTATTGGAATGAAATTAAATTATAAAGAATTATTAGAGGCATTACCTATTCCAAGTATTTTATCAATCGAGAATAAAATAATATTAGATGTTAATAAAGAATTTCTTAAGAAATATCATTATGATGAGAATATAAAATATAAGAATTTAAATGAAATTTTAAAATTTGAAGATAAAGGAGCTATAATAATAGATTCTAATGGAGATAGCTATAATGCAAATATAAATATAATTAATTTACCTCAATCAGATCTATTCTTAGTATTATTATTTGAAGAAGACTTAACTCCTCTTTTCATCCATCAAATTAAGAATATATTACAATCATTAATGATGCAAATATACTTTATTAAACAATTAATAAAATCCATTCCTGATAATATAAAAAGTGAATTTGAAGTAGAAAAGTTTATTCAATTATTTCAAAAAACTGATAATCAAATTAATATTCTTGGAAGACTTGTAGATCTTTTCCACTCTTTATATAGAAAACCAATTAAGGAAGAAGTAGAAGTTAGTAAAATTATAAGAGAAGTTATTTCTAGTATGAATATTCCTGATAATATTGAAGTAAAAGTTAGTTTTGAAAATGATTCAAAATTAAAACTTGATTTCTTTTTATTAATGAATGCACTTATGAATATAATAGAGAATTCTATAAATGCTATGCCAAGTGGAGGTACATTAGAAATTACGATGAATAGAAGTGAATCTAATTTAATAGTTAAAATAAGAGATACTGGAGGAGGAATGACAAAAGAAATTTTAGATAAAATTTTCACACCATATTTTACTACTAAAAAAGGAGGAACAGGATTAGGCTTGTATATAGCTAGAAAAATTATAGAAAAACATAATGGAAAAATAATGGTAGAAAGTGAATTAGGAAAAGGAACAACTTTTTCAATAATATTACCTTTGAAATAAATTGGGATATTTTATGTTTAAAGGATTAATAATAGACTTAGATGGTTGTGTATATAGAGGAGATTCTTTAATAAAAGGTTCTGATGAAGCTATTGAATTTTTTAGATCAATGGGAATTAAAATACTTTTTCTAACTAATAATTCTACAAAAACTCCAGAAGAATATGTGGAAAAATTAAATAAACTTGGAATTAGTGCAAATCCTTCAGAAATAATGACTTCTACTATTGCAACTGCTATTTATATGAAGAGATTTAAGAGAGATAAATGTTATATAATAGGAGAAAGAGCTTTAAAAGAAGCTATATGTAAAGAAGGATTTGAAATAACTGATGATGGAAATTTAGCAAAATATGTAATTTGTGGATTAGATAGAGAATTCAATTATAAAAAATTAGTTGAAGCTTGTAAAGCTATACAAAAAGGAGCTAAGTTCATAGCTACAAATACAGATCCAAGACTTCCAATAGAAAATGGATATTTACCTGGAGCTGGAGCTATTGTTAATGCTATAAAAATTGCTACTGGTATTAAGCCATTAGTAATAGGTAAGCCTTCTAAATTTATTATAAATTTAGCAATAAAAAAATTAGGAATTGATAAATCAAATGTAGCTATAATTGGTGATAGAATTGATACTGATATTAAAGCTGGAAAATTAGCTGGAATTTTTACCATACTTATTGAAAAAAATAAATATATAGAAGGAAAAATAAAACCAGATTTAATCATAAGTAAATTAAAAGATTTGGTGGATTATTTTGAAAGAAAATAATACTATTGGATATTCTAATCTTAATATTGGAATACTTAAAAGAGGAAAAGTTAAAGATGTTTATGATCTTGGTGAAGAACTTTTAATATTCCATACTGATAGAGTGTCAGCTTTTGATGTTATTCTTCCAACTTTAATTCCTCATAAAGGAGAATATTTACAAAAACTTACAGTATTTTGGTTTGAAAGAAGTAAACATATTTTCCCAAATCATTTTTTATCTATAGTAGATAATAGAACTATAAGAGTAAAGAAAGCAAAAAGAATTGATATAGAATGGATTATTAGAAAATATCTTTATGGATCGCTTTGGCGAGAATATAGTCAAGGTAAAAGAGAGATTTATGGAATAAAACTTCCTTCAGGTCTTAAGAAAGCTGAAGAACTTCCAGAACCTATTTTAACGCCTACAACTAAAGTAGAAAAAGGACATGATGAACCTATTTCAAAAAAAGAAGCTATTGAATTTGGATTAATAGATAAAGATACTTGGGAAATTCTTGAAGAAGCTTCATTTAAACTTTTTGAATTTTATGAAAAAGAAGCAAAGAAAAGAGGCTTGATTATTCCAGATTTTAAATTAGAATTTGGTTTTGTAAAAGATGAAATTATACAAATTGATGAGCCACCAACTCATGATTCAGCAAGAATATGGGCATTGAAATATTATAAAATTGGAGAAAGTCAAGAAAAACATTGTTTAGATAAAGAATTTTTAAGAGAATGCCTTAGAAGAATGGGTTTTGATGGAAGTGGTAATCCTCCTGAATTGCCAAAAAAAGTTGTAAAAGAAGTAGAAAAAAGATGTATTGGTGCTTATAAAGTAATGGTTGGAGAAATAAGTATAGAAGATTTAAATTTATTGTCTGTTGATGAAATTTTTAAATAACTAAATAAAAAAAGCTTTAATACACTATTTAAAAATATACATAATTATATCAAAGAGGGGAAGAAATGATAAAAGAAAAATGTGGAGTTTATGCTGTTAAATGTGATGAAGAAGTTTTTCCTAAACTCTATTGGGGTAGTTTAGCACAAAATCACAGAGGACATGAATCTTATGGTTTTCTTACATATCAAAATGGATTAAGAAGATTTGTTGATTTAGGATTAATTCCAAGAATTGAAAAAGAAGATTTTCAAAGATGGATTAACTTACTTCCAGGAAATATTGGAATAGCTCATGTTAGATATGGAACTTCTGGAAGTAGAAGTGCTGGACTTAGATATGCTCAACCTATAATTTCAAGTAATGGTATGAGAAAAATAGGAATTGCATATAATGGAAATATTGTGAATGTTGGATGGTTAAAAAAAGAATTGAAAATAAATAATGAAGTATGTGATAGTGAACTTTTATGTAAATATTTGAATTTAAGTAATGATATTGTAGAATGTGTTGCAAAATGTATGGAAAATATAGAAGGAGGTTATTCTGTAGTAGGACTAGATTCTAATGGGAACCTTTTTGCATTCAGAGATCCTTATGGAATAAGACCATTAGTTTATGGAAAATTAGAAAATACTATAGCAATATCTTCAGAAAGTGTTGGTTTAGATATAAATAATATAAAATTAGAAGGTGAAATCTCACCAGGAGAGCTCTTAATTATTTCAAAAGATAATATTGAAAAAATAAAAATTTTAAAAATAAATAGAAGAGCATTTTGTGGTTTTGAATTTTCATATTTTTCAAGACCAGATTCGATAATTAATGGAAAATTTGTATATAAAGTAAGAGAAGAACTTGGTAAAAGACTTGGAAAGAGATTTGAAGATTATGTAAGAAAAGCTGATTTAATAATTTCCATACCTGAGACTGCAGATGATGCTGCCTATGGATTACATGAAGAAACTGGTCTTAGATGGGAAAGGGCATTGAGAAGGCATAGATTTGTAACTCATAGAGCATTTATAATGAATCCAAATGATAGAAGTTCAATCATAAATATGAAAATAAATATAGCAGATAATATAAGTGGTAAAAATGTAATTGTTGTTGAAGATAGTATTGTTAGAGGAGATACAACAAAAATAATTGTAAAAAAACTAAGGAAAGCTGGTGCTAATAAAATCTTTTTATTTGTTACTTTTCCAAAAATTACACATCCATGTTTCTATGGAATTGATATGGCAACTTTTTCAGAATTAATAGGATTTTCTACAAGTAATGAAGAAATTGCAAAACTCATAGGAGTAGATGCTGTATGTTATCAAGAAAATGAGGATTTTGTAAATATTATAGGAGGGAATTTATGTATGGCTTGTACTACAGGAATTTATCCAACAAAAATTGCTCAAGAAATTGCAAATAAGGGTAAATTAATTCCAAATAATAAATCAAGAATTTATGAATATTTTGAGGTGTAAAAATGGCTGGTATTTTAGGAATATATTTATTTGATGAAAGATGGGATGTTTTTAATTTTGGAGTATATGGACTTTTAGCACTACAACATAGAGGTCAAGAATATGCTGGACTTGAAGTATTTGGTAAATTAAAAAGAAATAAGGTAGCAGGATTTGGACTTGTAGAAAATGTATTAGTAAATAAAGTTTCTGGAAATGTATGTATTGGAGTAGTAACTCCATCTGTAGAAGATACTCAACCTATAGAATTAGATGATAATACTTCATTAGTAATTGATGGAAAAATTACTAAAATAGAAGGATATAGATGGGATTATGGCTTAAGTTATAATGAAAATTTAAGAAGAGCATTTAAAGGAGATTGTCTTGAAGAATTTTTTTCTAAATGTAAAGGAGGATTTTCTTATATAGCTATTAATAATGAATTAAAAATGGTTGCAGGAAGAGGAGGATTAGGCATAAAGCCTTTATCATTAGGAAAAATGGGGTTTGAAGGAGGAATTGTAGCTTCAGAAACTTGTGTTATGGATATAATAGGTGAAAGAGTTCCAATTAGTCCAGCAGAAAATATAGAACCAGGAAATATGATGATATTTACTCCTCTTTCAGCTTATATGACTCAATGTGAAATATGTAAAGAAAAAGCTTATTGTAGTTTTGAATATGTTTATTTAGCTAGACCAGATTCTTATATAAATGATATACCAATTT
This window harbors:
- a CDS encoding CoA-binding protein; this encodes MQELQQLFKPKSIAIIGASNNPRKIGHEIMKNIIISGYEGKIYPINLEGKDVLGFKSYTSILSISDEIDLAIIAIPASFVIDVLEECGRKGVKAVIVISSGFKEIGNIELEEKLLSIVKKYGMRILGPNVFGIYYAPSKLNATFGPSRIHPGKIAFITQSGALGIALMEWATLHKIGLSTVVSMGNKADIDEADILDYLSNDNETKAVIIYMEGVKDGRKLMKSLINITLKKPVIIIKSGRSNVGAIAAASHTGSMAGSDIVYTTAFKQSGALRADDLLQAFDWAKLMVMQPPPKNKDCVILTNGGGIGVLAADACEKEDLNLPILPQDLQNELKKIMPIFGSSRNPIDLTGQAGEEEYFNSLRILMKDDRVSSIVLLYCQTAITDPIEISNAILNVYREFDTKKPIVVSFLGGEKCEEAMKKLEENSIPTYEIPERAISSLAAYYKWYKRKINPTISY
- a CDS encoding radical SAM protein, with amino-acid sequence MLRIFKISEDIPLMGTVYFGIIDRGTNVLQIRPSTSCPLNCIFCSTDAGPKSKNRQTEYIVDLDILIKWIREIVKIKGMGIEAHIDTVGDPLTYPWLIDLIQNLKELREISIISIQTHGYLLNERTIEELEAAGLSRINLSIDALDEDLAKKLSGSDYYNIKRIMEIAEYITKNTSMDLLIAPVWVHPLNDKEIEKIIDFAKKIGAGKKWPALGIQKCEFHKFGRRTKEIKYMTWYEFYNRLRELEIKTKMKLILKPSDFGIEPRKRIKNEFKKGEKIKVKVIGPGWFKGESLAITQNGKWCLTIIGEVEEDNVIVRLVRVKDNILIGVPI
- a CDS encoding response regulator; translation: MKGRILVIDDDPDIREGISEVLRNSGYEVDAVETATEAIKKSEENAYHIAFIDIVLPDMNGIEVLKKLKDRIPKTRKVIITGYATLENAVEALNLGANAYLIKPVKPEDIIKITEKMMKEIEEEITMTQEKIIKFIETRVKMLEEK
- a CDS encoding ATP-binding protein; translated protein: MILSECISIFKKIDFIIAIINKNGEIKQINEFGKKIGLNEGMKLSNIFESKIFEVPEKNLLIYGSIMEEKEDFLFIGMKLNYKELLEALPIPSILSIENKIILDVNKEFLKKYHYDENIKYKNLNEILKFEDKGAIIIDSNGDSYNANINIINLPQSDLFLVLLFEEDLTPLFIHQIKNILQSLMMQIYFIKQLIKSIPDNIKSEFEVEKFIQLFQKTDNQINILGRLVDLFHSLYRKPIKEEVEVSKIIREVISSMNIPDNIEVKVSFENDSKLKLDFFLLMNALMNIIENSINAMPSGGTLEITMNRSESNLIVKIRDTGGGMTKEILDKIFTPYFTTKKGGTGLGLYIARKIIEKHNGKIMVESELGKGTTFSIILPLK
- a CDS encoding HAD-IIA family hydrolase — encoded protein: MFKGLIIDLDGCVYRGDSLIKGSDEAIEFFRSMGIKILFLTNNSTKTPEEYVEKLNKLGISANPSEIMTSTIATAIYMKRFKRDKCYIIGERALKEAICKEGFEITDDGNLAKYVICGLDREFNYKKLVEACKAIQKGAKFIATNTDPRLPIENGYLPGAGAIVNAIKIATGIKPLVIGKPSKFIINLAIKKLGIDKSNVAIIGDRIDTDIKAGKLAGIFTILIEKNKYIEGKIKPDLIISKLKDLVDYFERK
- a CDS encoding phosphoribosylaminoimidazolesuccinocarboxamide synthase; amino-acid sequence: MKENNTIGYSNLNIGILKRGKVKDVYDLGEELLIFHTDRVSAFDVILPTLIPHKGEYLQKLTVFWFERSKHIFPNHFLSIVDNRTIRVKKAKRIDIEWIIRKYLYGSLWREYSQGKREIYGIKLPSGLKKAEELPEPILTPTTKVEKGHDEPISKKEAIEFGLIDKDTWEILEEASFKLFEFYEKEAKKRGLIIPDFKLEFGFVKDEIIQIDEPPTHDSARIWALKYYKIGESQEKHCLDKEFLRECLRRMGFDGSGNPPELPKKVVKEVEKRCIGAYKVMVGEISIEDLNLLSVDEIFK
- a CDS encoding amidophosphoribosyltransferase; its protein translation is MIKEKCGVYAVKCDEEVFPKLYWGSLAQNHRGHESYGFLTYQNGLRRFVDLGLIPRIEKEDFQRWINLLPGNIGIAHVRYGTSGSRSAGLRYAQPIISSNGMRKIGIAYNGNIVNVGWLKKELKINNEVCDSELLCKYLNLSNDIVECVAKCMENIEGGYSVVGLDSNGNLFAFRDPYGIRPLVYGKLENTIAISSESVGLDINNIKLEGEISPGELLIISKDNIEKIKILKINRRAFCGFEFSYFSRPDSIINGKFVYKVREELGKRLGKRFEDYVRKADLIISIPETADDAAYGLHEETGLRWERALRRHRFVTHRAFIMNPNDRSSIINMKINIADNISGKNVIVVEDSIVRGDTTKIIVKKLRKAGANKIFLFVTFPKITHPCFYGIDMATFSELIGFSTSNEEIAKLIGVDAVCYQENEDFVNIIGGNLCMACTTGIYPTKIAQEIANKGKLIPNNKSRIYEYFEV
- a CDS encoding amidophosphoribosyltransferase, giving the protein MAGILGIYLFDERWDVFNFGVYGLLALQHRGQEYAGLEVFGKLKRNKVAGFGLVENVLVNKVSGNVCIGVVTPSVEDTQPIELDDNTSLVIDGKITKIEGYRWDYGLSYNENLRRAFKGDCLEEFFSKCKGGFSYIAINNELKMVAGRGGLGIKPLSLGKMGFEGGIVASETCVMDIIGERVPISPAENIEPGNMMIFTPLSAYMTQCEICKEKAYCSFEYVYLARPDSYINDIPIYRVRRRIGEILAEEGMIDADVVIGVPETAIPFAMAFSNITGIPVEKGFEITGKRIRSALRPNQIERLKGIQLKLNVISEVVRGKKVILIDDSVVRGNTLANIVYLMKEKGAKEIHVRIGSPAIVSHCPFGVEVPPEDELIGRHLSDEKIAEVIGADSFKYLSIEGLIEAIGLKEEELCLGCFNGSYPEGLI